AACAACGAGCTCTACGGCGACCCGACCACGCTGCCTTGGAAACTTCAGATTCACCAAATGGACGCTGCCACCGGTTCTGCGCTCACCGACCCCTCCGGCGCCCCGGTGGTGCTCGGCTATTTCCAGCCCACGTTCCTCTACGAGTCCGTCTGGTGCGTGGCGGTTGGGTTTCTGATCCTGTACCTGGACCGGCGGTTCACCCTCGGCGCCGGAAGCGTCTTCGCGCTCTACGTTGCGGGCTACACGGCCGGACGGTTTGCCTTTGAACTGATGCGCTCCGACTACGCCAACCTGATCCTGGGGCTCCGGGTGAACACCTGGGTCGCGGCACTGATCTTCCTGGCAGGGGCCCTCGCATTTGTGTTGCTGTTCCGCCGCGGACGGTCCGTCGCCATCCCCGCCGGCGCCGCCCGGCAACCGCCGTCGTCCGCCCGGGGGCCGAAACGAAGGTCGACACCGAAGGAAAATGCCGATGCTCAGTAAGGACTCGCAATGGCGGAAGATCCTTTCCTTCGTTGTTGCCGGGGCGCTGCGGCGTTCTGACCGCGGGACTGCTTCTTCCCGGGGCCGCGGTGGCGGGAACGGCCGTCAACAGTTCGATCGGCCTGTTTGGCCGGGTACCTGTGTCGCTGGACAAGTCCCCGTTCATCCGGGAAGGCATCGTCTCCATCGAGGACGCGCGTTTCTACCAGCACGGCGGAAGCGACACCACTGGGATCCTCCGGGCCTCGTGGCCACCGCCCAGGGCGGCCGCCAGGGCGCCTCGAACATCACGCAGCAGTACGTGAACAACATGATCATCGAATCCCTCGTCGCCCAGGGCTAAAGCGACCAGGTCAAGCTCGGCTGCTCCAAAACCATCGGTGACAAGCTGCGGGAAATGAAGCTCGCCATTGCCCTGGAGACCAAGTACTCCAAGGACCAGATCCTGCAGGGCTACCTGAACATCGTCTATTTCGGCAACGGCGCCTACGGCATCGACGCCGCAGCCAAAGAGAACTTAAACGTCCCCGCCAGCGCCCTCACCCTGCCCGAGGCCGCAGCCCTGGCCGGCGTCGTGAACAGCCCCGTCTACTAGGACCCCCTGACCGAACCGGACCACGTGGTGGCCCGCAGAAACGACGTCCTGGACAAAACGCTCCAGCAAGGACACATCAATGGCCTGGACCGTCGGTGCCACCCCAGGGATATCCACGGCCTCATGGTTCGGAAGCTACCAGGGCATCGGGCCGCGCTGGGTCAACCAAAACGTCACCATCAACGGAAAGTATTATGCCGCCGCCACGGCGCCGATATTGCCGGCGGCCAATGGGGACGCCTGATGAACGCCGCGGCGCCGCAGTACTCCACCGCGCCGTTCGCCCGGCCCCCCTGCCCCCATGGTGGGACGATGAGGCCGGCCGGCACAGCCACCAGATGAATCAGGACATGGGGGGCTGCGGCAAGCGACCTGCGTGCCGACCAGCACAGGTCTTTGGCGGGCCAAAGGCCGGCCTCGCTGTTATTGAAGGAGCCGTCATGCCGGACACTGCATTTTCGAACGTTAACCCGGGAGGCGAGGCCCCGCGGGGCGTTCTGGTCCAGTTCGCTGGACCGGCCGAGAGCGCCAGGCTCGCCGCAGCATTGCGCGGTGCGTGTAACGCAGTGGCGGCCCTCACTCCGGGTGTCCCTATCGAGGTCGCCGTTCAGGGCCCGGGAGTCGGTCTGCTGGCGACAGATTCAGTCTTGGGGAGTCCATCAGCGAAGCCCTCGGCCAGGGCATCCGGATCCTTGCCTGCGGGAACAGTCTGCGTTCGGTGGAACTGACACCGGGGCAGTTGCTTCCCGGTGTCGGTTCCGTGCCGGCTGCCGTGGCCCGTCTGGCGACGCGGCAGTGGGAAGGCTGGGCGTACATCCGTCTGTAAGGCCCGCTGCCATCAGGCGTCCGGGCCGCCCGGCGGACCTGGCCTGGTGGGAAAGAGCTGCCGGCAGGTAGTGCACACACCGCCTGTATCCCCATCGGCGGAGGGTGATACGGCTTTCCGCTCGAGTTCGAGGCGCTCCCGCAGTGCCCAGCCCAACAAAGCCAGGGAGAGGAGTGCGAAGGCGGGCTGGATCACCTCCGCCTGCACTGCGGGGTCGGCGCCGGTGAACAGATGTGCGGCCAGGGTCTCCTGGCCTGTGGACGTTGCGAGCACCAGCCCGGTGAGGCCAAATATGGGCCAGCGGGCGTCACAGACGGTGGCCTCGGCCCCGATCGGCGCGCCGATGTAGCTGCCGACTACGAGGCCGGCCAGAATCGAACCGACTGCGACAACTACGGCATTCCACCAGGCGGGTCCGGTTACTGTCATCATGCCGTTCATTGAGAGGACAACAGCCGCGGCGGCGGCAGCGGCGATGCCAGCAGCGGCCGCCCGCGACCACTGCCAGCTGCGAAGTTGGCGCCAGCCACGGCCCAGGGTATCCAGCCGTGCATAAACCCTTTCACGGTCGCCGTCGGCCAAGATTTCTTGCTCGATCCGGCCGTTCGTATCCATGTCGGCTCCTAGCTGCGCACGGGTTGTGCGGGCGCCGATGGGCGGCGGGCGTGCAGTGCGGTCCAGATGACGACGACAGCGACCAGGGTCATCGCGAGGAAACCGAGTCCGGAGTAGCCCACCGAGGCCAGGACCGGGCCGGCCAGGGCACCGCCGACGGCGCCGGCGGCATTCATGCTCAAGTCCGAGATCCCCTGGATGGCGGGCCGGTCCTGGATGTGGACCGATTCCG
This genomic window from Arthrobacter sp. 24S4-2 contains:
- the lgt gene encoding prolipoprotein diacylglyceryl transferase; this encodes MTASDSFIPSPTVSAFHVGPLTIHFYALCIMAGIAVAIWLGSRRWTARGGRPGQVLDICLWALPAGIIGGRIYHVITDPELYFVPGRNPWNAFAIWDGGLGIWGAIALGCLGAWIGCRRADVSLVAFLDVVAPGVLFAQALGRWGNWFNNELYGDPTTLPWKLQIHQMDAATGSALTDPSGAPVVLGYFQPTFLYESVWCVAVGFLILYLDRRFTLGAGSVFALYVAGYTAGRFAFELMRSDYANLILGLRVNTWVAALIFLAGALAFVLLFRRGRSVAIPAGAARQPPSSARGPKRRSTPKENADAQ
- a CDS encoding transglycosylase domain-containing protein; this translates as MKLAIALETKYSKDQILQGYLNIVYFGNGAYGIDAAAKENLNVPASALTLPEAAALAGVVNSPVY